The following coding sequences are from one Pseudonocardia sp. EC080619-01 window:
- a CDS encoding FtsW/RodA/SpoVE family cell cycle protein has protein sequence MTVPRARTPSGPDRRSAWSSLVSGVSRLGKVPPLHVVLAVTGMLLLVGVVMVLSASAGGRTVADGMVLTVFVRHLIFLLAGVAAFAAGMTLRPSVLRAWTPLLLLACVVALVLVLVPGIGEVRGGARRWISVGGFTVQPGEAVKVVLLLWGAHVLALRGRAVRHARYAVLPLVPVVMIVAALLMLQPALSTTVALGVVLVALLFFAGAPLGLIAALSGGAVLGATVLGLTAGYRRERLTTFLGSGDELGAGYQSRQALLSLADGGLFGTGLGQGRAKWDYLPNAANDFVFAVIGEELGLLGGIAVLGLYAVLAWVGLRVAARTRDPFLRLVTAATATWVVVQAVMNVGYVVGLLPVTGQQLPLVSAGGTALVSTLFLLGLVANAARRIR, from the coding sequence GTGACCGTGCCGCGAGCGAGGACGCCGTCCGGGCCGGACCGCCGGTCCGCGTGGTCCTCGCTCGTGTCCGGAGTGTCCCGGCTCGGGAAGGTCCCGCCGCTGCACGTCGTCCTGGCCGTGACCGGGATGCTCCTGCTGGTCGGCGTCGTGATGGTCCTGTCGGCGTCGGCCGGTGGACGGACCGTCGCGGACGGGATGGTGCTCACCGTCTTCGTCCGGCACCTGATCTTCCTGCTGGCGGGCGTCGCCGCGTTCGCGGCCGGGATGACCCTGCGGCCGTCGGTGCTGCGGGCGTGGACGCCGTTGTTGCTGCTCGCCTGCGTCGTCGCGCTCGTGCTGGTGCTGGTGCCCGGCATCGGTGAGGTCCGCGGCGGCGCCCGCAGATGGATCTCGGTCGGCGGGTTCACCGTGCAGCCCGGCGAGGCGGTCAAGGTCGTGCTGCTGCTGTGGGGCGCGCACGTGCTCGCGTTGCGGGGCAGGGCCGTGCGGCACGCCCGCTACGCCGTCCTCCCGCTGGTCCCGGTGGTGATGATCGTCGCGGCGCTGCTGATGCTCCAGCCGGCGCTGAGCACGACGGTCGCGCTCGGCGTGGTCCTCGTCGCGCTGCTGTTCTTCGCCGGGGCGCCACTGGGACTGATCGCCGCGCTGTCCGGCGGTGCCGTCCTCGGGGCCACCGTCCTCGGGCTCACCGCCGGCTACCGGCGCGAACGGCTGACCACGTTCCTCGGCTCCGGCGACGAGCTCGGCGCCGGCTACCAGTCCCGCCAGGCGCTGCTCTCACTGGCCGACGGCGGACTGTTCGGCACCGGCCTCGGCCAGGGCCGCGCCAAGTGGGACTACCTGCCCAACGCCGCGAACGACTTCGTCTTCGCGGTGATCGGGGAGGAGCTCGGACTGCTCGGCGGGATCGCCGTGCTCGGGCTGTACGCGGTGCTGGCCTGGGTGGGCCTGCGCGTCGCGGCCCGCACGAGGGACCCGTTCCTGCGGCTGGTGACGGCAGCGACCGCCACCTGGGTGGTCGTGCAGGCGGTGATGAACGTCGGCTACGTCGTCGGGCTGCTCCCGGTGACCGGGCAGCAGCTGCCGCTGGTCTCGGCGGGCGGCACGGCGCTGGTCAGCACCCTGTTCCTGCTGGGGCTGGTCGCCAACGCCGCCCGCCGGATCAGGTAG
- a CDS encoding anti-sigma factor, which translates to MTPDEHRALRESLGDHAIGRLPRDEAAAVAAHLDGCAECRAELAEISSVLPALGRVDPAQLDRAPAPPPDLGDRIVAAARAEGREPGTRKRPRWLPVASAAAVAILVGGAVGYAVGDHDGIPREPVAVQAMDPAVEATAVAIPHTWGVEIVLDADGFRSGSTYRVVVEASDGREVGAGEFIGTGENPMVCNLNSSVLRSDASGFRVVDTGGATVLRGDLRST; encoded by the coding sequence GTGACTCCGGACGAGCACCGGGCACTGCGTGAGTCGCTGGGGGACCACGCGATCGGACGTCTGCCACGCGACGAGGCCGCCGCGGTGGCGGCCCATCTGGACGGCTGCGCCGAGTGCCGGGCCGAGCTGGCGGAGATCTCGTCGGTCCTGCCCGCACTGGGCCGGGTCGATCCCGCGCAGCTGGACCGGGCGCCCGCTCCCCCACCGGACCTGGGCGACCGCATCGTGGCGGCCGCCCGCGCCGAGGGGCGCGAGCCCGGTACGAGGAAGCGTCCACGCTGGCTCCCGGTCGCGTCTGCGGCGGCGGTCGCGATCCTGGTCGGTGGCGCGGTCGGGTACGCGGTCGGCGACCACGACGGGATCCCCCGCGAGCCGGTGGCGGTCCAGGCGATGGATCCGGCGGTCGAGGCCACCGCGGTCGCGATCCCGCACACGTGGGGCGTGGAGATCGTGCTGGACGCCGACGGGTTCCGGTCGGGTTCGACGTACCGCGTCGTCGTCGAGGCGTCGGACGGCCGCGAGGTCGGGGCGGGCGAGTTCATCGGGACGGGCGAGAACCCGATGGTCTGCAACCTGAACTCGTCGGTGCTCCGCTCCGACGCGTCCGGCTTCCGGGTGGTCGACACCGGTGGGGCGACGGTGCTGCGCGGGGACCTGCGGTCTACCTGA
- a CDS encoding PPOX class F420-dependent oxidoreductase, with the protein MSFSPDEIAYLSSNGMGRLATVDGHGQPDVVPVAVEFDGSVFWVGGGRTVTATRKFRNLAAGNHKVALVIDDMPSFDPFIARGIRVYGDADGPHERVGMVGPGTYMRITPTISWSWNMAGAPIGENGFEPTRTLHS; encoded by the coding sequence ATGTCGTTCTCCCCCGATGAGATCGCCTACCTGAGCTCGAACGGGATGGGGCGGCTCGCGACGGTCGACGGTCACGGCCAACCGGACGTCGTTCCGGTGGCCGTCGAGTTCGACGGATCCGTGTTCTGGGTCGGCGGCGGACGCACCGTCACCGCCACCCGCAAGTTCCGCAACCTCGCCGCCGGCAACCACAAGGTCGCGCTGGTCATCGACGACATGCCGTCGTTCGACCCGTTCATCGCGCGAGGCATCCGGGTCTACGGGGACGCCGACGGCCCGCACGAGCGCGTCGGGATGGTCGGACCGGGTACCTACATGCGGATCACCCCGACGATCTCCTGGAGTTGGAACATGGCCGGAGCACCCATCGGTGAGAACGGATTCGAGCCCACTCGCACGCTGCACTCCTGA
- a CDS encoding class F sortase, with protein sequence MRRPGALVLPGVVVLVVLLLTGCAGAGVDGPAAPERPAGPITQAPVVAAPGEVVPTSVRIPAIGLDEPSLVRLGVTGEGTAEVPQDYDRVGWFDRGGNPGPAVLMGHVDSRDGPAVFFDLRDLAAGDVIEVGRSDGTTGRYAVEYTRQVPKDEFPTFEVFGAAPEDVLRLVTCAGEFDRGERSYLDNLVVHARAA encoded by the coding sequence GTGCGACGCCCGGGAGCCCTGGTGCTCCCGGGCGTCGTCGTGCTGGTGGTCCTGCTCCTCACCGGCTGCGCCGGGGCCGGTGTGGACGGTCCGGCGGCCCCGGAGCGGCCGGCCGGCCCGATCACCCAGGCGCCGGTCGTCGCGGCACCGGGTGAGGTCGTGCCGACGTCGGTCCGGATCCCGGCGATCGGGCTCGACGAGCCGTCGCTGGTCCGGCTCGGCGTGACCGGGGAGGGCACGGCCGAGGTGCCGCAGGACTACGACCGCGTCGGCTGGTTCGACCGCGGCGGCAACCCCGGCCCGGCCGTCCTCATGGGACACGTCGACTCCCGCGACGGGCCCGCCGTCTTCTTCGACCTCCGCGACCTGGCGGCCGGGGACGTGATCGAGGTCGGCCGCAGCGACGGTACGACGGGCCGGTACGCCGTCGAGTACACCCGGCAGGTCCCGAAGGACGAGTTCCCGACCTTCGAGGTCTTCGGGGCCGCGCCGGAGGACGTGCTCCGGCTCGTCACCTGTGCCGGCGAGTTCGACCGCGGTGAGCGCAGCTACCTCGACAACCTCGTCGTGCACGCCCGCGCCGCCTGA
- a CDS encoding sulfite reductase flavoprotein subunit alpha, translating into MTADPILTGLDIAADAPFTSEQRIWLSGYLAGARSAARPATPGADAAHPPVHVLYGTETGNAESIAETVAGQLTAAGAPAEPVELDQVTADALAAMERVVVVCSTYGDGEMPDDADLFRQLIESDDAPRLGSTTFAVCALGDTAYDDFCAAGRLIDARLEALGATRALERVDCDVMWEDQAGQWQAAVVETFAGGAAGSAAARTPDEKSTWDRRNPFAAVLAHSVRLSGPGSDKEIRHHELALADSGITYAAGDALNVLPANDPELVEALIEHLGHDRDTAAGDRPLHEALTHAHEIVTPSKDLLAVLAERTADDEMRAALGDRGTRDAYLWGRDLLELLRRARLRLEVEEFLGLLRPLQHRAYSISSSPLVSPDRIHLTVASVRYSCGDRATGGVCSTHLADRLTTGDTTGVFLQPNTTFRPPADDVDMIMVGPGTGIAPFRAFLQEREARGATGRNWLLFGDRHREHDFLYETELTEWAGSGLLTHLDLAFSRDQAEKVYVQTRMREHGARLHAWLAQGAHLYVCGDATRMARDVDAALHAAVAEHGGTDADGAAAFVADLKREKRYLRDVY; encoded by the coding sequence GTGACCGCCGACCCGATCCTGACCGGCCTGGACATCGCGGCCGACGCGCCCTTCACCTCCGAGCAGCGGATCTGGCTGTCCGGCTACCTGGCGGGCGCCCGGTCCGCGGCGCGGCCGGCGACGCCCGGCGCGGACGCCGCGCACCCGCCGGTGCACGTCCTCTACGGCACCGAGACCGGCAACGCCGAGTCGATCGCCGAGACCGTCGCGGGGCAGCTGACGGCGGCCGGTGCGCCCGCCGAGCCGGTCGAGCTCGACCAGGTCACCGCCGACGCGCTCGCCGCGATGGAGCGCGTGGTCGTCGTCTGCTCCACCTACGGCGACGGCGAGATGCCGGACGACGCCGACCTGTTCCGGCAGCTGATCGAATCCGACGACGCCCCGCGGCTGGGGTCGACGACGTTCGCCGTCTGCGCGCTCGGCGACACCGCCTACGACGACTTCTGCGCCGCGGGCCGGCTGATCGACGCCCGGCTGGAGGCGCTCGGGGCGACCCGGGCGCTGGAGCGCGTCGACTGCGACGTCATGTGGGAGGACCAGGCCGGGCAGTGGCAGGCAGCCGTGGTCGAGACCTTCGCGGGCGGTGCGGCCGGGTCCGCCGCCGCGCGGACCCCGGACGAGAAGTCCACATGGGACCGCCGGAACCCGTTCGCCGCCGTCCTCGCGCACAGTGTGCGGCTGTCCGGGCCCGGGTCGGACAAGGAGATCCGCCACCACGAGCTGGCCCTCGCCGACTCCGGGATCACCTACGCCGCAGGCGACGCGCTCAACGTGCTGCCCGCCAACGATCCCGAGCTGGTCGAGGCGCTGATCGAGCACCTCGGCCACGACCGTGACACCGCCGCCGGCGACCGTCCGCTGCACGAGGCGCTCACCCACGCCCACGAGATCGTGACGCCGTCGAAGGACCTGCTCGCCGTGCTGGCCGAGCGGACCGCCGACGACGAGATGCGGGCCGCACTCGGCGACCGCGGCACCCGCGACGCCTACCTGTGGGGCCGTGACCTGCTGGAGCTCCTGCGCCGCGCCCGGCTCCGCCTGGAGGTCGAGGAGTTCCTCGGGCTGCTCCGCCCGCTGCAGCACCGGGCCTACTCGATCTCGTCGAGCCCGCTCGTGTCACCGGACCGGATCCACCTGACGGTCGCGAGCGTCCGCTACTCCTGCGGGGACCGCGCCACCGGCGGGGTCTGCTCCACCCACCTCGCGGACCGGCTCACCACCGGCGACACGACCGGCGTCTTCCTGCAACCGAACACCACGTTCCGGCCACCCGCCGACGACGTCGACATGATCATGGTCGGCCCGGGGACGGGCATCGCGCCGTTCCGTGCGTTCCTCCAGGAACGCGAGGCCCGCGGCGCCACCGGCCGCAACTGGCTGCTGTTCGGCGACCGGCACCGCGAGCACGACTTCCTCTACGAGACCGAGCTGACGGAGTGGGCCGGATCCGGCCTGCTCACCCATCTCGACCTGGCGTTCTCCCGCGACCAGGCCGAGAAGGTCTACGTCCAGACCCGCATGCGCGAGCACGGCGCGCGGCTGCACGCCTGGCTGGCGCAGGGCGCGCACCTCTACGTGTGCGGGGACGCGACGCGGATGGCCCGCGACGTCGACGCCGCGCTGCACGCGGCCGTCGCCGAGCACGGCGGCACCGACGCCGACGGGGCCGCGGCGTTCGTCGCGGACCTCAAGCGGGAGAAGCGCTACCTGCGTGACGTGTACTGA
- a CDS encoding CHRD domain-containing protein, which produces MRRTLPRLAAVTAAGALAFAATAGVAFAQETEVPEPSSFTSMYTVAASPDTIINNDNAAVPGEPGASGEFNFRLNSDDEIICYDITLRGVTGEYESPAKTATHIHEAAAGAAGPPRLAFPDPTGDGDVRTSSGCLQGPFTTGLERDGQDTGTGFSLAQIEADPSAFFGDTHTAEYSAGAVRGQLTEVPMGGVETGAGGASSNDTVAYTLGAAGLVAAAGAGVVLVRRSRAQG; this is translated from the coding sequence ATGCGCCGTACCCTCCCCCGTCTCGCCGCCGTGACCGCCGCAGGCGCACTCGCCTTCGCCGCGACCGCGGGTGTCGCGTTCGCCCAGGAGACCGAGGTCCCCGAGCCGAGCAGCTTCACCAGCATGTACACCGTGGCCGCGTCGCCGGACACGATCATCAACAACGACAACGCCGCCGTCCCGGGTGAGCCGGGCGCGTCCGGCGAGTTCAACTTCCGGCTCAACAGCGACGACGAGATCATCTGCTACGACATCACCCTGCGCGGCGTGACCGGGGAGTACGAGAGCCCGGCGAAGACCGCCACGCACATCCACGAGGCCGCCGCCGGTGCGGCGGGCCCGCCGCGCCTGGCGTTCCCGGACCCGACCGGTGACGGTGACGTCCGGACGTCGTCCGGCTGCCTGCAGGGCCCCTTCACCACCGGTCTGGAGCGTGACGGCCAGGACACCGGCACCGGCTTCTCGCTCGCGCAGATCGAGGCCGACCCGTCGGCGTTCTTCGGGGACACCCACACCGCCGAGTACTCGGCCGGTGCCGTGCGCGGCCAGCTGACCGAGGTCCCGATGGGCGGCGTCGAGACCGGTGCCGGCGGTGCCTCCTCGAACGACACCGTGGCCTACACCCTCGGTGCCGCGGGACTCGTCGCGGCCGCCGGTGCCGGCGTCGTCCTGGTCCGCCGGAGCCGTGCGCAGGGCTGA
- a CDS encoding sigma-70 family RNA polymerase sigma factor yields the protein MGGGAVAPPPDPGLDTEAGLRAAYGAHGPEIYRYALRQLGDDGGAQEAVQEVFLRAWRRADAFDPSVASLRVWLFAIARNVVIDEIRRLTVRPWRRQLTDEPESGRDSIGPADDALVDTWLVEEALRRLRPEHRQAIVEAYLRGRPHAEIAAEAGVPVGTIRSRVFYGLKALRLAMDEMGVEP from the coding sequence GTGGGCGGAGGGGCTGTCGCCCCACCCCCGGACCCCGGGCTCGACACCGAGGCCGGGCTCCGCGCCGCGTACGGCGCCCACGGCCCCGAGATCTACCGGTACGCCCTGCGCCAGCTCGGCGACGACGGCGGCGCACAGGAGGCTGTCCAGGAGGTCTTCCTCCGCGCCTGGCGCCGGGCCGACGCGTTCGACCCGTCGGTGGCGAGCCTGCGGGTCTGGCTGTTCGCGATCGCCCGTAACGTCGTCATCGACGAGATCCGCCGGCTGACGGTACGACCCTGGCGCCGGCAGCTCACCGACGAGCCGGAGTCCGGCAGGGACTCGATCGGCCCCGCCGACGACGCGCTGGTGGACACCTGGCTGGTCGAGGAGGCGTTGCGGCGGCTGCGGCCCGAGCACCGGCAGGCGATCGTGGAGGCGTACCTGCGCGGCCGTCCACACGCGGAGATCGCGGCGGAGGCCGGGGTCCCGGTCGGGACGATCCGCAGCCGGGTGTTCTACGGCTTGAAAGCACTGCGACTGGCGATGGACGAGATGGGGGTGGAACCGTGA